The following nucleotide sequence is from Anaerolineae bacterium.
CTATTCGAGATACGCTTGATGAGACGCCGCCCGAGTTGATTGCTGACCTGATGGAGGGCGGCATTGCCCTGGCCGGCGGCGGCGGGCTGCTGCAAGGTTTGGCCGAACGCCTTTCCGAAGAAACCAGAATGCGGGTTTACATCGCCGACGATCCCTTGACCTGCGTGGCGCGCGGGGCGGGCCAGGTTTTGGAAAGTTACGATAAGTTTGCCAAAGTGCTCACTTCCCTCCAGCGCGGCAGCACCAACCATCGCTTTTAGCAGTGAGCCATGATGGCCACAAGAAACAAGCGGCTTTATTTTGGCATTATTCTGGCGTTACTCTTGCTGGGGTTTGCCCTGGACCGATTAGGCTACATGCAGCCCGTACGGGCTTATGTGCAAACCGTTCTGGTCCCTCTCCAGCAAACAATAACCTCCACCGGCCAAGAAATCAACCGCTCGGTTGAACAAACCGAAAACATTCAAGCCCTGCAAGCTCGCAATGCAGAGCTAGAAACCCTCACCGATAAATTGATGGTGGAGAATGTCCGGCTCCGAGAAGTAGAGCGCGAGAATGAACTACTCCGCCAACTGCTCAACTACACCCGCACCAATCCCCAATTCAGTTACCAACCCACCACCGTTAAGGGGCACAGTATTGGCGTTGATCCTACCAATCTGCTTTATTTTGTTTACGTGGATATTGGCGTCCGCGACGGGATTGCCAGAAACATGCCGGTCATCACGGAGCGGGGCTTGGTGGGGCGGGTAACGGCCGTCGGTCCTAACTCGGCCCAGGTATTGATGCTCATTGATCCGGCCAGCGCGGTCAATGCCATCATTCAAAATAGTCGTGCCACCGGTCTGGTGCGGGGCAATATTGATGGCACCCTGCTGATGGAACGCATTCCTCAAAACGAAACCGTCAACCAGGGCGACATTGTGTTGACCTCCGGCCTGGGCGGCCACTTCCCTGATAAACTGGTCATCGGCCAGGTTACCGAAGTGCTTCAGCGCGATCAGGACATGTTTCAATCGGCCCGTATCCGCCCTACCGTTGACTTTGGCAAGTTAGAAACCATGCTCGTTATCACCTCGTTTGAGCCGGTGGATTTTGAGGCGGAGATCATCGAAGCGCAAGAAGCAGGCCCATAAGCATGTCTACCCTGATCCCCTTTGTCATTTTGATCAGCGCCGCTCTAGCTCAAACCACGCTAGCCCCCTACCTCAAAATTAGCGGTGTTCACCCCGATTTGGTATTTGTGCTGGTTATTGGTTGGATCACCCTGCGCGGCCTGGAAGAGGGATTTTTCTGGGCTTTAATCGGTGGGCTGAGTTTAGACTTTCTCTCTGGAGCGCCCTTTGGCCTGTTTACTTTAACTATGCTCCTGGTCGCTCTGGTAACCAACCTGTTCCACGGACGGCTTTTTGGCAGCAGCATTGTATTGCCCCTGGGCCTCACCTTCCCCTTGAGTTTGCTCTTCAACGGCCTGGCCTTGCTTTTTTTAACCCTGTTAGGGCGACACATTATGTGGGACGTTGCTTTTTTCAGTAAACTCCTGCCTGTTTCCATTTTTAATACCATGGTGATGATGCTGGCCTTTCCCCTCTTGTATCTCCTCAATCGTTTTTTGACGCCCCGGCAGCTTTCATTTTAGGCAACTGTTGTTGCATATTTCTAAATTTTTACTTCTAAGGTATAATTCATCTTCATGACCGAGTTTCAAATTCGCGCGCGTAACAATATATTTAGGGCGCTGGTTTTGTTCACCTTTGCCGTTCTGGCCACGCAACTATGGAACTTGCAGGTGGTGCAGGGCGAGAAATACGAGGAACTGGCCGACGCCAACCGCTTCCGGCTCATCCAGGTGCCGGCGGCCCGCGGCGTCATGTACGACCGTAACGGCGAACTGCTGGTCCGCAATCGGCCCATTTACAACGTCATCATTATTCCGGCTTACCTTCCCGACGAAGCCACCGCCGAGGCCAAAATATTTGCCCGCCTGGCCGAGTTGTTGGATTTGCCCATCACCACCCAGGTTGAGCCAACGCTTGGCCACGATAACGGCTATTTTCAAGCCATCACCCATCACCAATATAATCGCCAACTGCGGCGGCAAATCGTTAACCCGCGCAGCCGCCAATACGCCAAAGCGCCGTTGGGAATTCGGGACGCGGCCAATCAAAACCGGGTCTTTGCCCCATTTTTGGCAGTAACCATTGCCACCGACGTTGACCCGGCCACGGTTTCAAAAATAGAAGAAGAACGGATTGACCTGCCCGGCGTATTCATTGAAGTTGAGCCGTCCCGCCAATATTTGGCCGGCCCCCTGGCCAGCCACCTGTTAGGCTATACCGGCCCCATCCCGGCGGAGCGGTTTGATGCGTACGACATCAAGGGGTATGACCTGACCGATGAAATTGGCCTGGCCGGCTTGGAAGCCGAATACGAGGATTGGCTGCATGGCGTCAAGGGGCTGGAAAGCATTGAGGTTGACGTAACCGGCCGAAAAGTAAGAACCGTCAGCCGGATCATCCAAACCCGCCCCGGCCACAATTTGCGCCTCACCCTTGACCTGGGGCTTCAAGAAGCCGCCACCAAAGCCCTTCAGGATAAAATGGACGAGGTGGGTTCAAAACAAGGAGTGGCCATTGCCATGGATCCCCGCACCGGGGAAATCCTGGCCATGGTTTCCCTGCCCAGTTATGATAATAATATCTTTTCCCGGGGCATTACGCCGCGGGAGTTGTCGCTGTTGAGCGAAGACCCGCAGACTCCGCTGGTCAACCATGCCATTGCCGGCCTTTATCCGCCCGGCTCTACCTTTAAGATCATCCCGGCCGCCGGGGCCTTGCAGGAACGAACCGTTTTCCCGGAAACAACCTTTTACGCCGAGGGTATACTTTATCTGCCCAACAAATTTGAACCCGATAACCCCGACCTGGCCCAGCCTTTTTACTGCTGGCTGCGCACCGGCCACGGCGAAGTGAATATGCTGGCCGGGCTGGCCTACTCTTGCGACGTTTATTTTTACCAGGTGGGCGGCGGCTACGAGCCGGCCGAATACGAGGGCCTGGGTTTGGAACGCATGGCCAAATACGCCGAAATGTTTGGCCTGGGCACGCCCACCGGCCTTGATTTGCCCGGCGAACTCGGCGGCCTGGTGCCTAACAAAAAATGGAAACGCCTGAATTACGCCGAAACCTGGCTGACCGGAGACACCTACAACATGAGCATTGGCCAGGGTTTTGTGCTGGCCACGCCTTTGCAAGTGCTCAATGCCACGGCGGCCATTGCCAACAGCGGTACGCTTTACCGGCCCTATTTGGTCAAAGAGATTCTGGATGCCGACGGCAACGTGGTTGAAGTGACCGAACCGGAGGTCATCCGCCAGCTTGCGGTTGAACCTCAATTCATTCAGCTAATCCAACAAGGACTGCGGGCAGTGGTAGAATGGCCCCAGGGTACAGCGCACGAAGATTTTGACGTGCCCG
It contains:
- the mreC gene encoding rod shape-determining protein MreC, giving the protein MMATRNKRLYFGIILALLLLGFALDRLGYMQPVRAYVQTVLVPLQQTITSTGQEINRSVEQTENIQALQARNAELETLTDKLMVENVRLREVERENELLRQLLNYTRTNPQFSYQPTTVKGHSIGVDPTNLLYFVYVDIGVRDGIARNMPVITERGLVGRVTAVGPNSAQVLMLIDPASAVNAIIQNSRATGLVRGNIDGTLLMERIPQNETVNQGDIVLTSGLGGHFPDKLVIGQVTEVLQRDQDMFQSARIRPTVDFGKLETMLVITSFEPVDFEAEIIEAQEAGP
- the mreD gene encoding rod shape-determining protein MreD, with product MSTLIPFVILISAALAQTTLAPYLKISGVHPDLVFVLVIGWITLRGLEEGFFWALIGGLSLDFLSGAPFGLFTLTMLLVALVTNLFHGRLFGSSIVLPLGLTFPLSLLFNGLALLFLTLLGRHIMWDVAFFSKLLPVSIFNTMVMMLAFPLLYLLNRFLTPRQLSF
- the mrdA gene encoding penicillin-binding protein 2, with protein sequence MTEFQIRARNNIFRALVLFTFAVLATQLWNLQVVQGEKYEELADANRFRLIQVPAARGVMYDRNGELLVRNRPIYNVIIIPAYLPDEATAEAKIFARLAELLDLPITTQVEPTLGHDNGYFQAITHHQYNRQLRRQIVNPRSRQYAKAPLGIRDAANQNRVFAPFLAVTIATDVDPATVSKIEEERIDLPGVFIEVEPSRQYLAGPLASHLLGYTGPIPAERFDAYDIKGYDLTDEIGLAGLEAEYEDWLHGVKGLESIEVDVTGRKVRTVSRIIQTRPGHNLRLTLDLGLQEAATKALQDKMDEVGSKQGVAIAMDPRTGEILAMVSLPSYDNNIFSRGITPRELSLLSEDPQTPLVNHAIAGLYPPGSTFKIIPAAGALQERTVFPETTFYAEGILYLPNKFEPDNPDLAQPFYCWLRTGHGEVNMLAGLAYSCDVYFYQVGGGYEPAEYEGLGLERMAKYAEMFGLGTPTGLDLPGELGGLVPNKKWKRLNYAETWLTGDTYNMSIGQGFVLATPLQVLNATAAIANSGTLYRPYLVKEILDADGNVVEVTEPEVIRQLAVEPQFIQLIQQGLRAVVEWPQGTAHEDFDVPGVMASGKTGTAEFCDEYPQCLDSEGRVKTSHAWFTAYAPSHNPEIATVVFVYGGDEGSKVAVPVANKILRHYFGIEDEGEEEEPEESSSAPEAEPATAPPPETIFMARLLGTDTAPQNEASVSGFVLDENGRGFSEATIDLMANGEVVAQLVSGPTGQFDYNALDPTIAVSWQLRLPDYPNAPLLPLEVAKGLRYLVEFKAQAAETSNE